GCGACGGCGAGCGTCGCCATCGCCACGAGCAGCGAGACGCGCGCGCCGTAGACGAGCCGCGTCAGCACGTCGTGGCCGAACGAGTCGGTCCCCAGCAGGTGGAAGACGCGCTCCGTCTCGCCGTCGCCGTCGAAGTCACCGACGGAGTACGAGCCGGGTTCCTTCATGAACGCGAACGTCGCCTCCTCGTCGTAGGGGGCGACGACCGGCGCGAGGGCGGCCGTGAGCACGAACGCGACGACGACGATCGCGCCGAACAGCGCCAGCTTGTCGCCGAGGATCCCCTCGACCAGCCGCTCGCGCGTGCTCCGGTACTCCTCGGTCCGCTCGGAGCGCTCGTACTCGGGGGGCATCTCGCCGGGGCCGAACACCGTGCGCTCGCCGACGCCCGGGCCGGCGGAGGTGTCGGAACTCATCACCCCTCACCTCCGTAGCGGATGCGCGGGTCGATGGCGGTGTAGGCGATGTCGACCGCGAGGTTGGTGAACACGAGCACGCCGGCCACGAGCAGGATGACGACCTGCGTGACGGGGTAGTTGCGGTCGAGCATCGAGTCGACGAGCAGGCGGCCGAGCCCCTGGATGCTGAAGACGAGTTCGACCGTGACGCTCCCGACGAGCACGAGCGCGAGCTGGATGCCCGCGACGGTGACGACCGGGATGAGCGCGTTCTGGAGCGCGTGCTTGTACAGCCGGGTGCGCGATCCGACGCCCTTCGCGAGGGCGGTCTTCATGTACGGCTCGTCGAGCACCTCCAGCAGCGAGGAGCGCATCATCCGCATCACGACCGCGCCGTAGGGGAGTCCCACGGCGATCCCGGGGAGGACGATGTGCTCGAGCCAGGTGACGAATCCCTCCTCGAGGGGCAACCCGACGATGGGGAGGAGGTCGAGCCAGACGCCGAACACCAGCGCGAGCAGGATGCCGACGAAGAACGCCGGCATCGACAGCCCGAGGAACGCCCCGATGGTGGCGACGTAGTCGACGGGCTGGCGCTTCCGCGTCGCGCTGACGATGCCCGCCGGGACGGCCACCGCGAGGCCGACCGTGACGGCCACGAGCGCGACGGAGAACGTCCGCGGCGCGGCCTGCCCGACGAGCGCGGCGACCGACTGGCTGGTGGTGATGCTCTGGCCGAAGTCGAACGTCAGCAGATCGAGCATGAAGTCGGCGTACTGAACGGGGAGCGGGTCGTTGAGCCCGAGTTGCTCCCGCAGGGCGCGCTTCGCCTGAGGCGTCGCCTCCTGACCGAGCATGGTCTGGACGGGCCCCCCCGGGATGGCGCGGAGGCCGAAGAAGACCGTGGTGGCGACGAGCCACATGATGAACGCGGCGTGGGCGACGCGCTTCGCGATGTACCGGCGCATGCTAGCCGTCCAGCCGCACCGTGTGGAAGTTCCGCATGAAGGGGATGTGGGTGAACCCCTTCACGCGATCCGTGTGAGCGGCGACGTCGTTCTGGTGCATGAGGTAGGCGTGCGGGGCCTGCTCGATGAGCCGGTCTTCGAGTTCGTGAAGGATCTTCGTGCGCTTCTCCCGGTTCAGCTCGCGGCGCTGGTCGGCCAGTAGCTGGTGGACCTTCTCGTCCTGGAAGTTCACCCAGTTCCAGACGCCGCCCTCGTCGGGCAGGCGGTAGAAGTTGTACAGCGACTGGTCCGGGTCGGGGTCGCCGACGCTCCCGCTGATGGTCGTGTCGTAGTCGAGCTTCTCGTAGCGCTCCCAGTACGTCGAGGAGGTGACCTGCTCGATCTCGACGTCGAACCCGGCGGCGTTGAGCTGCTGGCGCATCGCCTTCGCCGCGCGCGTGTCGCCCTGCGCGGTCAGGATGGAGAAGCTCGCGCCCTCGATCCCCGCCTCCTTCACGAGTCGCTTCCCCGCCTCGGGGTCGTACTGCTGGGTCGAGGGCTTGTCGTCGCGCCACGCCCACTCGGTCGCCTTGTTGATCGGACCGGTGTCGGGCAGCGCGTTACCGAAGTAGGCAGTCTCCACGAACTTCTCGTTGTCGACGAGCTTCGCGATGCCGAGGCGCGCCTTCCGCGAGGCGAAGGTGTCCTTCGTCTCGTTCATGGCGAAGCCGTACCAGTTCACGCCGGGCGAGACGGAGGCGGTGACGCCGCTCGCGCCCTCGACCTGCTCCAGGTTCTGGAGCGGCACGAGGTTGGCGAAGTCGATCTCGCCGCTCCTGAGGGCGTTGACGAGCGTCGCCGCCTCCGGGATGGGCTTGACGTCGACGCCGTCGAGGTAGGGGAGCGCGTTGCCCTCCTCGTCGGTCTCGAAGTAGTCGTCGAAGGCGTCGAGGACGAGCTTCGAGCCGACCTGGTGCTCGCGAACCTGGAACGGCCCCGTGCCGACGGGTTTCGTCTTGTACGCCTCGGCACCCATCTCCTCGATGGCCGTCTTCGAGACGATCGTGGCCGCGCGGCCGGGACCGCGCGTGAGGTAGACGAGCGCGGGAGCCATCGGCTGCTTGAAGTTGAGCGTCACCGAGTGGTCGCCGTCGACGACGACGCCCCCGTCGTCGACCGGCTTGAGCGTGCTCAGTTTCGACGCGGCGGGGGTGTCCTTCGAGATGGTCCGCTGGATCGTGTACTTCACGTCCTCGGCGGTGAACGTCGCGCCGTTGTGGAACGTGACGCCCTTCCTGAGGTCGAAACGGATCGTCGCGCCGCCGTTTTCGACGGTCCAGTCCTTCGCGAGGTCCCCGCGGATGGTGAGGTCCTTCTTCAGCGTGACGAGGCCGTTGAAGACGTTCGCCGCCACCTGGAAGTACTGACCGACGCTGATGTACGGCGGGTCGAGCACGTCGATGCTCCCGGTGAACCACCCCGCCTGGAGGCGGCCCCCGCTCCCGCCGGAGCCGCCACCGCCGCCGCCGTCGCTCCCGTTGCCGTCGCCGCCGCCACCGCCGCCGAGACAGCCGGCCACGCTCGCCATCCCCGCCGCACCGAGTAACTTCAGCGTGGTCCGCCTGTCGATCGTCGGACCGCTCAGGTCCTCGGGGGTGAACCCGCGCGCGTCCGGGTCGCTGGATGTCATACGGCAAG
The Halomarina pelagica DNA segment above includes these coding regions:
- a CDS encoding ABC transporter substrate-binding protein; this encodes MTSSDPDARGFTPEDLSGPTIDRRTTLKLLGAAGMASVAGCLGGGGGGDGNGSDGGGGGGSGGSGGRLQAGWFTGSIDVLDPPYISVGQYFQVAANVFNGLVTLKKDLTIRGDLAKDWTVENGGATIRFDLRKGVTFHNGATFTAEDVKYTIQRTISKDTPAASKLSTLKPVDDGGVVVDGDHSVTLNFKQPMAPALVYLTRGPGRAATIVSKTAIEEMGAEAYKTKPVGTGPFQVREHQVGSKLVLDAFDDYFETDEEGNALPYLDGVDVKPIPEAATLVNALRSGEIDFANLVPLQNLEQVEGASGVTASVSPGVNWYGFAMNETKDTFASRKARLGIAKLVDNEKFVETAYFGNALPDTGPINKATEWAWRDDKPSTQQYDPEAGKRLVKEAGIEGASFSILTAQGDTRAAKAMRQQLNAAGFDVEIEQVTSSTYWERYEKLDYDTTISGSVGDPDPDQSLYNFYRLPDEGGVWNWVNFQDEKVHQLLADQRRELNREKRTKILHELEDRLIEQAPHAYLMHQNDVAAHTDRVKGFTHIPFMRNFHTVRLDG
- a CDS encoding ABC transporter permease, which encodes MRRYIAKRVAHAAFIMWLVATTVFFGLRAIPGGPVQTMLGQEATPQAKRALREQLGLNDPLPVQYADFMLDLLTFDFGQSITTSQSVAALVGQAAPRTFSVALVAVTVGLAVAVPAGIVSATRKRQPVDYVATIGAFLGLSMPAFFVGILLALVFGVWLDLLPIVGLPLEEGFVTWLEHIVLPGIAVGLPYGAVVMRMMRSSLLEVLDEPYMKTALAKGVGSRTRLYKHALQNALIPVVTVAGIQLALVLVGSVTVELVFSIQGLGRLLVDSMLDRNYPVTQVVILLVAGVLVFTNLAVDIAYTAIDPRIRYGGEG